The Rhododendron vialii isolate Sample 1 chromosome 8a, ASM3025357v1 genome has a window encoding:
- the LOC131336223 gene encoding 2-methylbutanal oxime monooxygenase-like → MVAFGKSYGGKQFKGQKFQEVIGETIKMMDSFSAENFFPSFGWIVDLLSGHRGRLEKCFVNLDEYFERVIDDHLDLGREKLLEQKDQDFIDVLVGLLKDDESSDFRFTKDHIKALILNTFIGGVYTIAVAMVWAMSEVIKNSHVMEKLQEEIRSGVGKVNI, encoded by the exons ATGGTTGCCTTTGGTAAGAGCTATGGGGGGAAGCAATTCAAGGGTCAAAAGTTTCAAGAAGTTATTGGGGAGACCATTAAAATGATGGACAGCTTCTCAGCTGAGAATTTCTTTCCATCTTTTGGGTGGATTGTGGATTTGTTGAGTGGGCATAGAGGGAGGTTAGAGAAGTGTTTTGTGAATCTTGATGAGTATTTTGAAAGGGTGATTGATGATCACCTTGATTTGGGGAGGGAAAAATTATTGGAGCAAAAAGATCAAGACTTTATTGATGTTTTGGTTGGATTATTAAAGGATGATGAATCTAGTGATTTTCGCTTTACCAAAGACCACATCAAGGCACTTATCCTG AACACATTTATTGGAGGCGTATACACCATTGCAGTGGCAATGGTTTGGGCAATGTCCGAGGTAATCAAGAATTCACATGTCATGGAAAAGCTACAAGAGGAAATCAGAAGCGGCGTAGGTAAAGTCAACATTTGA